The Mesorhizobium sp. M3A.F.Ca.ET.080.04.2.1 genome contains the following window.
GGCGCCTGGCTCGCCACCGGCTTCCTGCTCTGGCCCTCCTATCCGATGCTTGCGCTTGCCGCGCTGACCTTGGTGCTCGCGCTGCAGTCTTCGCTGATGCACGAAGTGGTGCATGGCCATCCAACCCGCAACGCCAGAGTCAACGAAGCCTTGGTTTTCCTGCCGATCGGCCTGGTCTGGCCATTCCGCCGCTTCAAGACGATCCATCTGCGTCATCATGCTGACGAGCGGCTGACCGATCCGCTCGACGATCCGGAGAGCTATTATCAGGCGATGTGGATGCATGAGCAAATGCCGCCGGCGATGAAATTTCTGCTGAAGCTCAACAACACCATGGTCGGCCGCTTCATTCTCGGCCCGTGGCTGTCGTCGATCGGTTTCTTCATCGACGACGCAAAGCAGATTGCCGCCGGCGATAAGGCCATCCGCAACGCCTGGCTGCTGCACGCCATCGGCCTTGCCGTAATGATACCGATCGTCACCCTCGGCTTCGGCATCCCGCTCTGGCTCTACATACTGGTGCCGGTGTGGCTCGGCCAGTCGCTGATTTCCGTCCGCACCTATGCAGAGCACCAGTGGTCCGAGCACCCTGAAGGGCGCACGATCATCGTCGAGCACTCGCCGCTGTCGTTCCTGTTCCTCAACAACAATCTGCATTTCGTGCACCACAAGAGCCCGGCAGTCGCCTGGTACAAACTGCCGAAGATGTTTCGTGATCGCCGCGACGAATGGCTGAGGATGAACAACGGCTATGTCTATCCGAACTACTTCGCGCTGCTCAAATCCTTCGCCTTCAAGGCTAAGGAGCCGGTCGTGCACCCGGTACTGCGCCGCGCGCCGGAGTCAGGCCGCGCCTTCAAGCCGCGCATCAGGGCCCGTAGCGTGAATGGACTTGGAACGGCCCCGGTTCCGGCTGAGCCGCCCAAGGAGTAAATTCGAGCTTCCGCAAGTTTTGCGGTGATTCAGGCGCCGACGAGTGCCCTGTTTTTGAAGGCAATCCGTCATGAGCAAATTCGTTGCGGCCCTGCCGATGTATGATTGGCCGGAAGTGCGTGGCGAGATCGACGCGCAATGGGCGCTGCTGCGCGATGCCTTCCGCTCGCGAGGC
Protein-coding sequences here:
- a CDS encoding fatty acid desaturase, giving the protein MTSMKKRRSNAPAVEWPTICLILFCYGAWLATGFLLWPSYPMLALAALTLVLALQSSLMHEVVHGHPTRNARVNEALVFLPIGLVWPFRRFKTIHLRHHADERLTDPLDDPESYYQAMWMHEQMPPAMKFLLKLNNTMVGRFILGPWLSSIGFFIDDAKQIAAGDKAIRNAWLLHAIGLAVMIPIVTLGFGIPLWLYILVPVWLGQSLISVRTYAEHQWSEHPEGRTIIVEHSPLSFLFLNNNLHFVHHKSPAVAWYKLPKMFRDRRDEWLRMNNGYVYPNYFALLKSFAFKAKEPVVHPVLRRAPESGRAFKPRIRARSVNGLGTAPVPAEPPKE